In Sinorhizobium mexicanum, one DNA window encodes the following:
- a CDS encoding aldose 1-epimerase family protein, with translation MVELYGQARSRRELAASAGSLSQFAGVRLMTLGDGLERGIRLLEFRSGTGLRFTVLVDRALDIADCEYRGMAIGWHSPSGFRHPGLHEYEGEGGLGWMRSFSGLMVTCGLDHILFMYDEPADHYNYKPKQTVSHSIHGRIGTIPGKLDGYGERWDGDHCYLWCEGTVIQGTVFGEHLELKRRIEIKVGTNDISIADRVVNRGFYRTPHMYCYHINTGHPVLSEGSRYLAPIRDVVWAAHAGADYRKQGVGYRTMPAPQLGFHEQVWQHEMGADANGEVPVALVNDRLGLGFEVVTRKDQFPCMYEWQNLQAGQYALGIEPSTNHVLGHGAARERGELIWLENGEERRYDTTIRILGDTAQVAASEARITAIAGQPAEDYPEPSGNHVALEGRK, from the coding sequence ATGGTCGAACTTTACGGGCAAGCGAGGTCACGCCGCGAACTCGCCGCCAGTGCAGGATCTCTTTCGCAATTTGCCGGCGTTCGGCTGATGACGCTCGGCGATGGCCTGGAGCGCGGCATACGCCTGCTCGAATTCAGGAGCGGCACGGGGCTGCGCTTCACGGTGTTGGTCGATCGCGCATTGGATATTGCGGATTGCGAGTATCGCGGCATGGCGATCGGCTGGCATTCCCCGTCCGGTTTCCGCCATCCGGGGCTGCACGAATATGAAGGTGAGGGCGGTCTTGGCTGGATGCGCTCGTTCTCCGGCCTGATGGTCACCTGCGGTCTTGACCACATCCTATTCATGTATGACGAGCCGGCCGATCACTATAACTACAAGCCGAAGCAGACGGTGAGTCACTCGATCCACGGCCGCATCGGCACCATTCCCGGCAAGCTCGACGGTTATGGCGAACGCTGGGATGGTGATCACTGCTATCTCTGGTGCGAAGGCACCGTCATCCAGGGCACCGTGTTCGGCGAGCACCTGGAACTTAAGCGCCGCATCGAGATCAAGGTCGGCACCAATGACATCAGCATCGCGGATAGGGTGGTCAATCGCGGGTTTTATCGCACCCCGCATATGTATTGCTACCACATCAATACCGGCCATCCGGTGCTGAGCGAAGGCTCGCGCTATCTCGCGCCGATCCGTGATGTGGTCTGGGCCGCGCACGCCGGCGCGGATTACCGGAAGCAGGGTGTTGGTTATCGCACCATGCCGGCGCCGCAGCTCGGCTTCCACGAACAGGTCTGGCAGCACGAGATGGGAGCGGACGCAAACGGGGAGGTCCCGGTCGCGCTGGTCAATGATCGCCTGGGGCTGGGCTTTGAGGTCGTGACCCGCAAGGATCAGTTCCCCTGCATGTACGAATGGCAGAACCTGCAGGCGGGCCAGTATGCGCTCGGCATCGAGCCCTCGACCAACCATGTTCTCGGGCATGGTGCCGCACGCGAACGCGGTGAACTGATCTGGCTAGAGAACGGCGAAGAGCGGCGCTACGACACGACCATCCGCATTCTTGGCGATACCGCTCAAGTCGCGGCGAGCGAGGCGCGGATTACGGCGATCGCCGGGCAGCCGGCCGAAGACTATCCGGAGCCATCCGGCAATCACGTTGCCCTGGAGGGGCGCAAATGA
- a CDS encoding SDR family NAD(P)-dependent oxidoreductase, which translates to MNGQLTAVAEERKSAMSVAGKVILYTGAAGGLGAETTLAFLRAGAKVVAIDNDPAKNAALEFAASKESLKGLVLRALDLSNLETLRKSLEALAMEVGGIDVVINNAAIYPSKPFEEYSIEEMQRVQRINVDAGIVCVQVALPHMREKRWGRIINIASVTAYGGWANLSPYVQSKGALIGLARAWAREFGAYGVTVNAIAPGAFPTDAEKIHADPESYTRFVLDHQAIKRRGSASDIANALMFLASDAAGFITGQTLNVDGGWVMN; encoded by the coding sequence ATGAACGGCCAGCTCACCGCCGTTGCTGAAGAAAGGAAATCCGCCATGTCCGTTGCCGGCAAAGTCATTCTGTACACCGGTGCTGCCGGAGGCCTGGGCGCGGAGACAACGCTCGCGTTCCTGAGAGCCGGCGCCAAGGTCGTAGCGATCGACAACGATCCGGCCAAGAACGCCGCGTTGGAATTTGCCGCAAGTAAGGAGAGCCTGAAGGGGTTGGTCCTGCGGGCGCTGGATCTATCCAACCTTGAAACGTTGCGCAAATCCCTAGAAGCCCTCGCTATGGAGGTCGGTGGTATCGACGTCGTGATCAACAACGCCGCGATCTATCCCTCCAAACCGTTCGAGGAATATTCCATCGAGGAAATGCAGCGCGTCCAGCGCATCAATGTCGATGCCGGTATCGTCTGCGTGCAGGTGGCCCTCCCGCACATGCGCGAGAAGCGCTGGGGTCGCATCATCAACATCGCGAGCGTCACGGCCTATGGTGGCTGGGCGAACCTGTCGCCCTATGTCCAGTCCAAGGGCGCATTGATCGGTCTTGCGCGCGCCTGGGCGCGGGAGTTCGGTGCTTATGGCGTGACCGTGAACGCCATCGCTCCGGGGGCCTTCCCAACGGATGCCGAAAAGATCCATGCCGACCCCGAAAGCTACACGCGCTTCGTGCTCGACCATCAGGCAATCAAGCGACGGGGCAGCGCGAGCGACATTGCCAACGCCCTGATGTTTCTGGCATCAGATGCAGCCGGCTTTATCACCGGCCAGACGCTCAATGTCGATGGCGGCTGGGTGATGAACTAG
- a CDS encoding lactonase family protein, whose product MGQQFYLAVGSLNRQAPYFQGARGEGLTIYLLDEKKLEWNRIVGTNTVDNPTFLTVNAATGVIYANSEVFGWHEGTLSAFRFEAKDGLLSYLNKQPTLGSIAAHNMVTRDRRFVLVANYAMGSGGPDKSLAVFPVMTDGCVGPATASLRLDGKLGPIGDRQERPHAHMVTEVPEGGSVLVADLGLDMVAEYRLAENGALSLIASVCVPAGGGPRHIAQHSNGCYVYVSNELASTVSFIRRSPGALSVKQTISTVRPGVESHAADIHLSLDGRFLYCSNRGDDSIACFSVEQETGTLTLLDIVSSGGATPRNFTLTPSGRHMLVANQNGDAIVIFRRDEETGALTDSGKRIEIGTPVCVRPFIL is encoded by the coding sequence GTGGGTCAGCAGTTCTATCTCGCCGTCGGGTCGCTCAACAGGCAAGCGCCCTATTTTCAGGGGGCGCGCGGCGAAGGGCTTACCATTTACTTGTTAGACGAGAAGAAGCTGGAATGGAACCGGATCGTCGGGACGAACACGGTCGACAATCCCACTTTCCTCACTGTGAATGCGGCGACCGGAGTTATCTACGCGAACTCCGAAGTATTCGGGTGGCACGAGGGCACGCTCAGTGCTTTCCGCTTCGAGGCAAAGGACGGATTACTCTCCTATCTCAACAAGCAGCCGACGCTTGGCAGCATTGCAGCCCACAACATGGTGACGCGCGACCGGCGCTTCGTGTTGGTCGCCAATTATGCGATGGGGTCGGGCGGCCCCGACAAATCACTCGCCGTGTTTCCGGTTATGACTGATGGCTGTGTTGGGCCGGCGACCGCATCGCTTCGGCTCGATGGCAAACTCGGGCCGATCGGCGACCGGCAGGAGCGGCCGCATGCGCACATGGTTACCGAAGTGCCGGAAGGCGGCAGCGTGCTCGTTGCCGATCTCGGCCTCGACATGGTTGCGGAATACAGGCTGGCGGAGAATGGTGCGCTGTCGTTGATCGCATCTGTTTGCGTTCCGGCGGGTGGCGGTCCTCGCCACATCGCCCAGCATTCGAACGGATGCTATGTGTATGTCTCCAACGAGCTCGCTTCGACGGTGTCGTTCATTCGAAGGTCACCGGGGGCGTTGAGCGTGAAGCAGACTATCTCCACTGTCCGGCCGGGTGTGGAATCCCACGCCGCCGATATCCACCTGTCCCTGGACGGCCGTTTTCTCTATTGTTCGAACCGCGGCGATGACAGCATCGCCTGTTTCTCGGTGGAGCAGGAGACGGGTACGCTCACTCTTCTGGATATTGTTTCCTCCGGCGGCGCGACGCCGCGTAATTTCACGCTGACCCCAAGCGGCCGGCATATGCTGGTCGCCAACCAGAACGGCGATGCGATCGTCATCTTCCGACGCGACGAGGAAACAGGGGCCCTGACGGATAGCGGCAAACGCATCGAGATCGGCACACCTGTCTGCGTGAGGCCATTCATCCTGTGA
- a CDS encoding LacI family DNA-binding transcriptional regulator: MKRGRRKGAGVTMADVAAAAGVSMQTVSRALRFPDTVTPENRKLIDEAIRKTHYVHNLAASHLASHKSNTVAAVIPTLSASVFAETMQHFSDVLHQEGYQIFLGNTDYRQDREEEVIRSLLGRRPDGVFLIGAHHTRTSITLLKRAGIPVVEGWDMIDKPIDRLVGFSNSAAIAEMARHLARSGRTNIVFAGVLRKGDSRAAERRDGFAAAMEELFPGKTPRIAISRDLPLTMASGADMLRKALARYPEADAVMFSSDIIASGALQESIRIGLKVPERLAITGFGDFELARHLIPSLTTVAVPSAEIGREAGRLLLEGMRGIKSEPTLIDMGFKLMIRDSG, translated from the coding sequence TTGAAGAGGGGCCGGCGCAAGGGTGCCGGCGTGACGATGGCGGACGTGGCCGCGGCGGCCGGCGTTTCCATGCAGACGGTATCGCGTGCGCTGCGCTTTCCCGACACGGTAACGCCCGAGAACCGCAAGCTGATCGACGAGGCGATCCGCAAGACGCATTACGTGCATAATCTCGCCGCGAGCCATCTGGCATCCCACAAGAGCAACACGGTCGCGGCCGTCATCCCGACACTCTCGGCTTCGGTCTTCGCCGAAACCATGCAGCATTTCTCCGACGTGCTTCATCAGGAAGGCTATCAGATCTTCCTCGGGAACACCGATTACCGTCAGGACCGGGAAGAAGAGGTGATCCGAAGCCTGCTCGGCCGGCGACCGGACGGGGTTTTCCTGATTGGCGCGCACCATACGCGCACGAGCATCACCCTCCTGAAGCGCGCCGGTATACCCGTTGTCGAAGGCTGGGACATGATCGATAAGCCCATCGACCGGCTCGTCGGTTTCTCGAACTCTGCTGCGATTGCCGAAATGGCTCGTCATCTGGCCCGCTCCGGCAGGACGAACATCGTCTTCGCCGGCGTCCTGCGCAAGGGCGACAGCCGTGCCGCCGAACGTCGTGACGGGTTCGCGGCGGCAATGGAGGAGCTCTTCCCCGGCAAGACGCCGCGCATCGCCATTTCGCGGGATCTGCCGCTCACAATGGCATCCGGTGCCGACATGCTGCGCAAGGCTCTCGCACGTTATCCGGAGGCGGATGCGGTGATGTTCTCGTCGGACATCATCGCATCGGGCGCGTTGCAGGAGAGCATCCGCATCGGGCTCAAAGTTCCGGAGCGGTTGGCGATCACGGGTTTCGGCGACTTTGAACTGGCGCGACATCTAATTCCGTCGCTGACGACGGTCGCGGTGCCATCCGCTGAAATCGGCCGGGAGGCCGGCCGGCTGTTGCTCGAGGGTATGCGCGGTATCAAGTCCGAACCGA